One Salminus brasiliensis chromosome 5, fSalBra1.hap2, whole genome shotgun sequence DNA segment encodes these proteins:
- the LOC140556009 gene encoding transcriptional repressor p66-beta-like: MDRMSEEALRLNLLKRGLEPAEERGRVQDDVLPKRLKVEGHEAMERLKMLALLKRKDLGGLEGGSGALADLRGAGASSHAALGYAAYEEKLNGSLRAPAMAHSLMGRSGKENISDEPVDMSAKRSVVDKERHTPSPDVIVLSDNEASSPKGAGREERVKPVNLDMFKGKSVAERQRVIKALREELRLEEARLVLLKKLRQSQLQKENLSHKVSVVQSSSASVHPSAHSSQASTKLPPGAGHRHHSTDTQNLRAAQGQSVIRSAVSASVPQMMMSQRVVAPSPGQLQGHRVPPKPSSMRTPTSNIGSTVSYQQASSQQVSVSQRSSSSSIYMNLAHMPAVGVAGMAAGVGSSSLASATSASLQDVASSQAAAKLALRKQLEKTLLEIPPPKPPAPLLHFLPSAANSEFIYLLGLEEVVQCVLDSQGKLRGALGNLEPFACAQCKTDFTPHWKQEKGGRILCETCMTSNQKKALKAEHTNRLKNAFVKALQQEQEIEQRLQQAALSTSPTVSAASVSKAESMIRHHTIRQASQSQSAQSQVSVQRSVSSAGSASARGVLSNFAQASQLALPTAIMGMTSKHCSSSSSRAQHDSRHQLYSIPGVNIAYLSPGTVGGHKSSSLADRQREYLLDMIPPRSISQSITGQK; the protein is encoded by the exons ATGGATCGAATGAGTGAGGAGGCCCTGCGGCTGAACCTGCTGAAGCGAGGCTTGGAGCCTGCGGAGGAGCGTGGACGGGTTCAGGATGATGTTCTGCCCAAGAGGCTGAAGGTAGAGGGCCATGAGGCCATGGAGCGGCTGAAGATGCTGGCTCTGCTGAAACGGAAGGACCTTGGGGGTCTAGAGGGGGGCTCTGGGGCTCTGGCAGACCTAAGGGGCGCGGGGGCCAGCAGCCACGCAGCACTGGGATATGCTGCCTATGAAGAGAAGCTCAACGGCAGCCTGAGAGCACCAGCCATGGCCCACTCCCTGATGGGTCGCAGTGGCAAAGAGAACATCAGTGATGAGCCTGTGGACATGAGTGCCAAGAGGAG tgttgtggaTAAAGAGcggcacactccctctcctgatGTCATTGTCCTGTCTGACAACGAGGCGTCCAGTCCCAAAGGAGcaggcagagaagagagagtgaaGCCTGTAAACCTGGACATGTTTAAG GGGAAGAGTGTAGCTGAGCGTCAGCGGGTGATTAAAGCTTTGAGAGAGGAGTTGAGGCTCGAAGAGGCTCGTCTGGTTCTGCTGAAGAAACTTAGACAGTCTCAACTACAGAAGGAGAACCTCTCCCACAAG GTATCTGTGGTTCAGAGCAGTTCTGCCTCTGTCCACCCATCAGCCCACAGCTCTCAGGCCAGCACCAAACTGCCCCCTGGAGCTGGCCACAGACATCATAGCACAGACACCCAGAACCTTCGTGCTGCACAG gGTCAGAGTGTGATCCGGTCTGCAGTCAGCGCCTCTGTGCCCCAGATGATGATGTCGCAGCGTGTGGTTGCCCCAAGCCCAGGGCAGCTGCAGGGCCACAGAGTGCCACCCAAACCGAGCAGCATGCGCACACCCACATCCAATATCGGCAGCACTGTCAGCTACCAGCAg gcatCTAGTCAGCAGGTGTCGGTGTCTCAGCgctccagctcctcctccatctaCATGAATCTGGCACACATGCCAGCAGTGGGCGTGGCTGGGATGGCGGCCGGAGTCGGGTCGTCCTCGCTGGCCAGTGCTACCTCTGCCTCTCTACAGGACGTGGCCAGCAGTCAGGCTGCAGCCAAACTAGCACTACGCAAACAGCTGGAGAAAACACTGCTGGAGATCCCACCACCCAAACCGCCAGCACCCCTCCTCCACTTCCTGCCCTCAGCAGCCAACTCCGAGTTCATCTACCTGTTGGGGTTGGAGGAGGTTGTGCAGTGTGTCCTCGACAGTCAGG GTAAGCTGCGTGGGGCACTGGGTAATTTGGAGCCCTTTGCTTGTGCTCAGTGTAAGACTGACTTCACCCCTCACTGGAAGCAGGAGAAGGGTGGGCGCATCCTCTGTGAGACATGCATGACGTCTAATCAGAAGAAGGCTCTAAAAGCAGAACACACCAACCGGCTGAAGAATGCCTTTGTGAAGGCTCTACAGCAAGAGCAG GAGATTGAGCAGCGGTTGCAGCAAGCTGCCCTGTCCACCAGTCCCACAGTGTCTGCAGCCAGTGTCAGCAAAGCTGAGTCAATGATCAGGCACCATACCATCAGacag GCATCCCAGTCACAGAGTGCCCAGTCCCAAGTGTCTGTGCAGCGCAGTGTATCCTCTGCAGGCTCTGCATCAGCGCGGGGTGTGCTGTCCAACTTCGCCCAGGCCTCCCAGCTCGCTCTGCCCACTGCTATTATGGGCATGACCAGCAAACACTGCTCCAGTTCCAGTAGCCGGGCACAGCACGACAGCCGACACCAGCTATATAGCATCCCTG GAGTAAACATTGCTTACCTGAGCCCGGGCACTGTCGGAGGTCACAAGTCGTCTAGTTTAGCGGACAGACAGCGCGAGTACCTGCTGGACATGATTCCCCCTCGCTCTATATCCCAGTCCATTACTGGACAGAAATAA